From Deltaproteobacteria bacterium:
CGGCCCGACCCTGCCGACCCCTTCCGCCGCGAGGCCTACGGCGTGACCCTCGACACCCCCTTCGGGGTGGCGGCCGGTCCCCACTCGCAGATGGCGCAGAACATCGTCGTGGCCTGGCTCTGCGGCGCGCGCTTCATCGAGCTGAAGACCGTGCAGACCCTCGACGAGCTCGAGATCGTCAAGCCCTGCATCGACATGGAGGACGAGGGCTACAACGTCGAGTGGTCCCAGGAGCTGAAGGTCCACGAGAGCTACGAGGAGTACCTGCGCGCCTGGGTGCTCATCCACGCCCTCCACCGCCGCCTGGGCTTCCCGGGTGAGGCGCCGGGCCTGGTCTTCAACGTCAGCGTCGGCTACGACTACGCGGGCCTGCAGAACGAGAACATGCAGTGGTACCTGCGCAAGGTGCGCGACGCCGGCGAGGATCTCGAGCGCGTGCGCGCCGAGGTGCGCCGCCGCTTCCCCGAGGTCGACGGCCTCGCCATCCCCGCGGCCCTCTCCGACTCCATCACCCTCTCGACCATGCACGGCTGCCCGCCGGACGAGATCGGGAAGATCAGCGCCTACCTGATGCGGGAGTGGGAGTACCACACCAGCGTGAAGCTCAACCCGACCCTCCTCGGGCCCGAGCGGCTGCGGGGGCTGCTGAACGAGCAGCTGGGCTTCCGGGACGTGCACATCCCCGACGAGGCCTTCGGCCACGACCTGAAGCGGGAGGACGCCCTGCCGCTCCTGCGGGGTCTACACGAGGTGGCCGACGAGAAGGGCCTGCGCTTCGGGGTGAAGCTCTCGAACACCCTGGAGGTCGAGAACCACCGCACGGTCTTCGATGCCCGGGAGAAGATGATGTACCTCTCCGGGCGGCCGCTGCAGGTGATCACGGTCGCCCTGGCCTGCCGCCTCCAGGAGGCCTTCGACGGCGGCCTCTACGCCTCCTACGCCGGCGGCGCCGACGCCTTCAACGTGGCGGATCTCCTGCGCTGCGGGATGCAGACCGTCACCAGCTGCTCGGATCTCCTGAAGTCCGGGGGCTACCTGCGCCTGCTCCAGTACATCGAGGAGACCCGCGCGGCGATGGAGGCCATCGGGGCGACGAGCCTCGACGACCTCGTGCGCCGCTCGGCCGCCGCCGAGCGCTGGTCCGAGGCCGGGCCGACCGCGCCGGCCGCGGGTGAGCTCGAGGCGCTGCAGCTGAAGAACCTCGGCCGCCACGCCCTCGCGGCCCTGACCGATCCCGCCGCCCGGGCCGGCGGTCACCTGCGCTCCCGCAGCAAGAGCGCCCGGAAGCTCGAGCTCTTCGACTGCATCGAGGCGCCCTGCATGGACAGCTGCGCCATCGATCAGCAGGTCCCCGCCTACCTGCGGGCGGTCGCCGAGGGGCGCGACGCCGACGCGGTGGAGATCACCCTGGCCGACAACGCCATGGCCACCTCGCTGGGCCGGGCCTGCGATCACAAGTGCGAGCTCACCTGCATCCGCACTCACCTCGACGAGCCGGTGGCCATCCGCCAGATCAAGCGCTTCATCATGGAGCACGAGGGCGCGCCCGCCCGCGCGCTGCCCAGCCGCGACGTGCGCGTCGCCATCATCGGCGCCGGCCCCTGCGGGCTCTCGGCGGCGACCTTCCTCGGGCAGGCCGGCTACCGGGTGACCCTCTTCGAGGCCCACGACTACGCCGGCGGCATGGTCAGCGGCACCATCCCCACCTACCGCACGCCCGACGACGCCATCCGCGCCGACCTCGAGCGGGTGGCCGCCCTGGGGGTCGAGATCCGCTACGGGCAGGTGGCCGGCCGGGACTTCGTCCTCGATCAGCTGCTGGGGGTGAACTTCGACTACGTGATCTACGGCGCCGGCGCGCAGCAGGGCGCGCGCCTGGGCATCCCCGGCGAGGAGGCCGAGGGCGTGATCGAGGGCCTGGCCTTCCTGCGCGACACCCGCCACGGCACGCCCGCGCAGCTCGGCGAGCAGGTGATCGTCATCGGCGGCGGCGACGTCGCCATGGACTGCGCCCGCACCGCCCTGCGCCTCGCCAGCGGCGAGGTGCACGTCGTCTACCGCCGCACCCGGGATCAGATGCCGGGCCAGAAGGAGGAGGTCGACGACTTCCTGGACGAGGGCGGCTTCCTCGACGAGCTCCTCTCGCCCATCGAGATCGAGCTCGAGAAGGGGCGGATGATCGCCCTGAAGGCCGAGAAGATGGTGCTCGGCGAGCGCGGCGCCGACGGCCGCCGCCGGCCGGTGGGCACGGGAGAGACCGTGCGCCTGATGGCCGACTCGCTGATCCTCGCCATCGGCCAGGAGCCCGACCTCTCCTTCTTCGGCGACGCCGTGATCCAGCGGACCCGCTCGGGCTACCTCGTGGTCGAGCCCGACACCTGCCGCACCAACCTCGAGCGGGTCTACGCCGGCGGCGACGTCGTCAACGACGGGCCCGAGTCGATCGTGGCTGCCCTCGAGGACGGCCGCCGCGCCGCCTGGGACATCCGCCGCCGGGAGGAGCCCGGCTTCGTGCCGCCGCCCGCCTACGCCTCCCCGGAGCGGGAGCGCGCCGCCCTGATCGGCCGGCGAGCCCGGCGCGAGCCGAGGGTGAAGGTGCCCCACCTCCACCCCGAGCAGCGCAAGGGCTTCGCCGAGGTCGTGAGAGGCTACGACGAGGCCGCCGCCCGCGCCGAGGCCGTGCGCTGCCTGGACTGCGACACCTTCTGCAGCCTCTGCGTGAGCGTCTGCCCGAACCTGGCGTTCCTCACCTACGAGGCCGCGCCCCTCTCGGTCGAGCTGCCCGTCTACCGGGCCGCGGGGGCCGCCGCCGAGGAGGTGGGCCGGGAGGCCTTCGCCCTGGCGCAGGGACCGCAGGTCGCGGTGCTCACCGACTTCTGCAACGAGTGCGGCAACTGCGAGACCTTCTGCCCCACCTCGGGGGCGCCCTATCGGG
This genomic window contains:
- a CDS encoding FAD-dependent oxidoreductase — its product is MSDRFHPLSTAQLVDWIFDELEQKDAIFGIPRSLFFRPDPADPFRREAYGVTLDTPFGVAAGPHSQMAQNIVVAWLCGARFIELKTVQTLDELEIVKPCIDMEDEGYNVEWSQELKVHESYEEYLRAWVLIHALHRRLGFPGEAPGLVFNVSVGYDYAGLQNENMQWYLRKVRDAGEDLERVRAEVRRRFPEVDGLAIPAALSDSITLSTMHGCPPDEIGKISAYLMREWEYHTSVKLNPTLLGPERLRGLLNEQLGFRDVHIPDEAFGHDLKREDALPLLRGLHEVADEKGLRFGVKLSNTLEVENHRTVFDAREKMMYLSGRPLQVITVALACRLQEAFDGGLYASYAGGADAFNVADLLRCGMQTVTSCSDLLKSGGYLRLLQYIEETRAAMEAIGATSLDDLVRRSAAAERWSEAGPTAPAAGELEALQLKNLGRHALAALTDPAARAGGHLRSRSKSARKLELFDCIEAPCMDSCAIDQQVPAYLRAVAEGRDADAVEITLADNAMATSLGRACDHKCELTCIRTHLDEPVAIRQIKRFIMEHEGAPARALPSRDVRVAIIGAGPCGLSAATFLGQAGYRVTLFEAHDYAGGMVSGTIPTYRTPDDAIRADLERVAALGVEIRYGQVAGRDFVLDQLLGVNFDYVIYGAGAQQGARLGIPGEEAEGVIEGLAFLRDTRHGTPAQLGEQVIVIGGGDVAMDCARTALRLASGEVHVVYRRTRDQMPGQKEEVDDFLDEGGFLDELLSPIEIELEKGRMIALKAEKMVLGERGADGRRRPVGTGETVRLMADSLILAIGQEPDLSFFGDAVIQRTRSGYLVVEPDTCRTNLERVYAGGDVVNDGPESIVAALEDGRRAAWDIRRREEPGFVPPPAYASPERERAALIGRRARREPRVKVPHLHPEQRKGFAEVVRGYDEAAARAEAVRCLDCDTFCSLCVSVCPNLAFLTYEAAPLSVELPVYRAAGAAAEEVGREAFALAQGPQVAVLTDFCNECGNCETFCPTSGAPYRVKPRLYLDAVDFAAQADNAFMLGRDPKGAPMILGRFGGEEHRLVLGPVLGYRAPGLEVKLDRDLSVLQVEVGEGAAPGERLSLWPAAVLFALGDALGSSARYLPRKV